Proteins from a genomic interval of Chanos chanos chromosome 3, fChaCha1.1, whole genome shotgun sequence:
- the LOC115806855 gene encoding adenosine receptor A3-like, with the protein MERNQSSFITFQQHQVLRISFMLLLAIAITFGNMMSLIVFLGSRRFYTSQGYLKASLAFADLAVGVLVVPYSVYTEIGRLLTTGDEDFGSSSTPGRLSTKRESFKPCFIMGTIFAACTLVSVTTIFLLSVERSITVLKPLHKNVVVTKGRTLGLIILTWLVCFFLAVTPLLLSPDITLEYSACSKMCTYALSPTGQQHQQHSFSGGANIMLIFPVFDLSLLTGTCIVNGVTFSAVRRFCQARSQALDLTPHVSGGPSFSDIRAAKTIIIITVFFCASFLPVAVFVMGSVSGHEWCEFSFYAFWILTCSSCWNVAVYSVCDRRFGYATRELLFGRGLRRRHRPPAGMEEYRTEHCATVSKSMVRPERPELTIASYQTENTTKTDGTGAHYL; encoded by the coding sequence ATGGAGAGAAATCAGAGCTCTTTCATAACATTTCAGCAACATCAGGTGCTAAGAATCTCCTTCATGCTTTTGTTGGCTATTGCTATAACCTTTGGAAACATGATGAGCCTTATTGTGTTTCTGGGGTCTCGCCGGTTCTATACTTCACAAGGGTACCTGAAAGCATCTTTAGCTTTTGCAGACCTAGCTGTGGGTGTCCTTGTTGTACCGTATTCAGTATATACTGAAATTGGAAGGCTACTGACAACAGGAGATGAGGATTTTGGCTCAAGTTCCACCCCTGGTCGCCTgtcaacaaaaagagaaagcttCAAACCCTGTTTCATTATGGGAACCATTTTTGCCGCGTGCACATTGGTGTCTGTCACCACCATCTTCCTCTTATCTGTGGAGAGGAGCATCACAGTGCTCAAACCTTTACACAAGAACGTCGTTGTGACCAAGGGGAGGACACTGGGCCTTATAATCCTAACATGGCTAGTCTGTTTCTTCCTGGCTGTCACACCCCTGCTCCTTTCCCCAGACATTACACTGGAGTACAGCGCCTGTAGCAAGATGTGCACTTATGCCCTCAGTCCAACAGGGCAGCAGCACCAGCAACATAGTTTCAGTGGAGGAGCCAATATCATGCTGATTTTCCCAGTTTTTGACCTCTCCCTGCTAACCGGAACATGTATCGTTAACGGGGTGACCTTCTCAGCTGTCCGGCGCTTTTGTCAGGCTCGATCACAAGCCTTAGACCTGACCCCCCATGTCTCTGGAGGGCCGTCCTTTTCTGACATCAGGGCGGCAAaaactatcatcatcatcacagtgtttttctgtgcctCCTTCCTGCCCGTGGCAGTGTTTGTGATGGGCAGTGTATCAGGGCATGAATGGTGTGAATTCTCTTTCTACGCTTTCTGGATCCTCACCTGCAGCAGCTGCTGGAACGTGGCTGTTTACAGTGTCTGCGATCGCCGATTCGGCTACGCGACCAGGGAGCTGCTGTTTGGTAGGGGTCTGAGGAGAAGGCACAGGCCACCTGCTGGTATGGAAGAGTATCGCACAGAGCACTGTGCAACTGTGAGCAAGAGCATGGTCAGACCAGAGAGACCAGAGCTGACCATTGCCTCTTATCAAACAGAAAATACCACCAAGACTGATGGCACTGGGGCACATTATTTGtag
- the snai1b gene encoding snail family zinc finger 1b, producing MPRSFLVKKYFSNKKPNYSELESHTAVVPDGFPLAELPTKEDGSINSYPTGLVWNTGALPISYTPVSPTLPIPSGPLDLSSQSSSSGEEDEGRTSDPPSPEPADRFHPAALSRHQLTHCGGSETVVAPVNPSTRAAFHCKHCPKEYNSLGALKMHIRSHTLPCVCTTCGKAFSRPWLLRGHIRTHTGERPFSCPHCNRAFADRSNLRAHLQTHSEVKKYQCGTCSRTFSRMSLLHKHSVSGCCPST from the exons ATGCCGCGGTCATTCCTGGTCAAGAAATATTTCAGCAACAAGAAACCAAACTATAGTGAACTGGAGAGCCATACTG CTGTTGTTCCAGATGGATTCCCATTGGCTGAACTACCCACCAAAGAAGATGGCTCTATTAACAGCTACCCAACTGGACTTGTGTGGAACACGGGAGCCTTGCCTATCTCCTACACCCCTGTGTCTCCCACTCTACCTATTCCCTCTGGGCCCCTTGACCTCAGCTCCCAGTCCAGCAGCAGcggagaggaagatgaaggaCGCACGTCTGACCCCCCCAGCCCAGAGCCAGCAGATCGATTCCA CCCGGCTGCCCTCTCCCGTCACCAGCTCACCCACTGCGGAGGCTCTGAGACAGTCGTTGCCCCTGTCAACCCTTCCACTCGAGCTGCTTTCCACTGTAAGCACTGTCCCAAAGAGTACAACAGCCTGGGGGCTTTGAAGATGCACATTCGTTCGCACACACTCCCCTGTGTCTGCACCACCTGCGGCAAGGCCTTCTCCAGACCCTGGTTGCTGCGTGGCCATATCCGCACACACACTG gTGAACGTCCCTTCTCATGTCCTCACTGCAATCGAGCATTTGCAGACCGCTCAAACCTTCGTGCCCACCTGCAGACCCATTCAGAAGTGAAGAAGTATCAGTGTGGTACCTGCTCTCGCACCTTCAGCCGCATGTCcctgttacacaaacacagcgtCTCTGGCTGCTGCCCCTCTACCTAG